Sequence from the Gloeocapsopsis dulcis genome:
AGGAATTTGTAGTTCGCGTAACAATTCTGCTGCGCCATAGTCTGATAACACGCGATCCGCTGAAGTTTGCAAATTACTGGCAAGATCAATAGGGTGCTGTACTCGCGAAACATTAATCACACCACTAAAGCGCTGATAACTGCCATCCATAAGCGATGCACTCATCCGAATTTGACCATCAGATTGCAGTACCGAACCAGTACCAGCATTAAAGCGAGGATCGTCTTCTAATAATTGACAGCCAAGGACTATAGCATCAGTAGCCGCTGCACCTGCACGTAACAGTGCATAAACTTCTTCAATCACTGCGTAAAGCGATCGCCGAATAATTTCTACTCCGCCTTTACTTTTGAGGGAACTACCAGCCCCGCCATGAATAATTAACTTTGGTTGCACTCGTCATCCTAAAATTTTAGATTTGTGATTTTAGATTTTAGATTATCTAGAGAAACGATTTGGTAATGTATGGTGAATGTTGCTCAGATTGTATAGCTATAAGGCTTGGTAATTGTTCAAAGTTTTGAGTTTTGAGTTTTGTTAGCGTAGCGGTGCGTTAGCACGTTTTAAATTAGAAGAATTTTCTTAACTCAACATTCAACATGCTTAACGAGTAACTTCCCGTCACCACATTAATCTACATTTGAGCGCCGCCGACGACAACGTTCAGAGCAATATTTTACATCATCCCAACAATCTGCCCATTTTTTCCTCCAAGTGAAGGAACGTTGACAAATCAGACATTTTTTTGTGGGTAGGTCAGATTTTGCGCGGGTACGAGCCATGTTAAGTTATCGATACATTGTTAGTTTAATTTAAGAGATATTACTGAGCAAGTGTTATGTCAGAAGCTGCCTTAGCTGGAGTGCGAATAGTTTTAGTAGAGCCAGCAGGGGCTTTGAATGTAGGGGCGATCGCCCGTGTCATGAAGAATTCTGGACTTAAACAACTTGTGTTAGTTGATCCACAGTGCGATCCGTTGTCGCCAGAAGCACAGCAGATGGCAGTTCATGCAGTAGATATATTAGAAAGCGCAGTCCAAGTAGCAACGTTACCAGAAGCTTTAGTAGACTGTACGCGAGCGATCGCCACAACTGCACGCGATCGCGACATAGGAATTACACTAGAACATCCGCGTGATGCACTGCCATGGTTAATTGAGCCACAAAACACTGCACTCATTTTTGGACCAGAATATCGCGGTTTGAGTAATGAAGAATTAAAATACGCGCAACGCTTTGTTCGCATTCCTACTAGCGATCGCTACCCATCACTCAATCTAGCTGCGGCTGTAGCAATTTGTAGTTATGAATTGTTTCAGTGTGTCGTGCAGCCAACACTTAAAGAAACACCCGACTTAGACACAGCTTCCTTCGATGCTTTAGAGGGATACTATCAGCAACTTGAGCAAGTCTTACTTGAGATTGGTTATCTCTTTCCACATACTGCTGCGAGTCGGATGCAAAAATTTCGCCAAATTTTTAATCGCGCGCAGTTAACAACATCTGAGGTAGGAATGCTGCGCGGGATTCTCTCTCAAATACACTGGGCATTGCAGCAGAAAACCGAGGAAGAAAGGTAAATCTTACATCATACCAGTACAAATGAACTATTTTGCGTTATTTTAAGCGCAATTGATCGCCATTTCTTTATAGATTGGTATAAACTAAGTTGCCAACGCCACATATTTCCTAAAAATAAAGCGCAGTATTAGGGTGCTTGAGGAGTTAACTGTGAAACAGCTGTCTGCTACAGAGTTGAAGGTCTCACACAAAATCCCAGTTCCAGATGTTACAACCGCAGCCCGACGGGAGTTCAGCCGTTCCTCGGCTAGCAGTCAGCCAAAGATGAGAAGTAGTAGACATCAAGCAGCAACTACTAAAACGTCATCTGCACAGCCAGCATCTTCAACAACAGCCAGTAGCAATCGTAAAAAAGTTGACTTGCCGCTGAGTCCACAAGTTATTAATCGTAGTTCTAGGGTAAATCAACCAAACTTTTATACAAACCAAAACGACGTTCAGAATGTGGATGTTAGGGAACCATTCATGCGAGTAACACTACCTCAGGAAGTTAATGAGAAAAAACGCGTTATTGCGAAAGACGCGTTTCCTAGCACTAGTCACACAGTTAACCGAACTTCGACTGCAGCGCCTCTTCGGCATGGGGAACAACGCAGCCATCGCCGCAAAGCTAATGTATTGACAAAATCAATAATATATGTATCTAGGCTACTCATTTTAGGTGTAGGTGTGAGCGCGATCGCGGGAACATTATTATCAGTATTAGACCCTACGAACC
This genomic interval carries:
- a CDS encoding DUF2256 domain-containing protein, with protein sequence MARTRAKSDLPTKKCLICQRSFTWRKKWADCWDDVKYCSERCRRRRSNVD
- a CDS encoding RNA methyltransferase, whose translation is MSEAALAGVRIVLVEPAGALNVGAIARVMKNSGLKQLVLVDPQCDPLSPEAQQMAVHAVDILESAVQVATLPEALVDCTRAIATTARDRDIGITLEHPRDALPWLIEPQNTALIFGPEYRGLSNEELKYAQRFVRIPTSDRYPSLNLAAAVAICSYELFQCVVQPTLKETPDLDTASFDALEGYYQQLEQVLLEIGYLFPHTAASRMQKFRQIFNRAQLTTSEVGMLRGILSQIHWALQQKTEEER